A genomic region of Papaver somniferum cultivar HN1 chromosome 7, ASM357369v1, whole genome shotgun sequence contains the following coding sequences:
- the LOC113299034 gene encoding bidirectional sugar transporter SWEET4-like, translating to MVSADAIRTAVGILGNVIALALFLSPVPTFIQIWKKRSVEQFSPAPYLATLLNCMLWVLYGLPIVHPHSMLVITINGTGFVIEISYVLLYIYYSEGKMRLRVLAIFLLECLFVAVTTVLVLTLAHTHERRSLIVGSMCVFVCILMYVAPLSVMKMVLTTRSVEYMPFFLSLASFANGVCWTTYALIRFDLFITIPNGLGTLFGLGQLILYATFYKSTQRQIAERKSKGEMSLTEVVVMNGDPKKVANGNHASEIREI from the exons ATGGTTTCAGCAGATGCTATTAGAACTGCGGTTGGAATTTTGG GAAACGTAATAGCACTTGCACTGTTCTTGTCACCAGT ACCAACTTTTATTCAGATATGGAAGAAGAGATCAGTAGAACAATTCTCACCGGCACCATACCTAGCAACCCTGCTTAATTGCATGTTATGGGTCCTATATGGTTTGCCCATTGTTCACCCCCACAGCATGCTGGTTATAACCATCAATGGAACTGGTTTCGTTATCGAAATCTCTTACGTGTTACTCTACATTTACTATTCTGAGGGTAAAATGAGGCTAAGAGTACTAGCAATTTTTCTACTCGAGTGCTTATTTGTTGCCGTTACGACCGTCTTGGTTCTTACGTTGGCTCATACACATGAACGTCGATCTTTAATCGTCGGAAGTATGTGTGTATTCGTTTGCATTTTGATGTACGTCGCTCCATTATCCGTCATG AAAATGGTGCTTACAACGAGAAGTGTGGAATACATGCCCTTCTTTCTTTCCCTAGCTTCTTTTGCCAATGGTGTTTGCTGGACAACTTATGCTCTTATCCGTTTCGATCTCTTCATCACT ATTCCAAACGGCCTCGGTACTTTGTTTGGGTTAGGTCAATTGATACTCTACGCCACGTTCTATAAATCTACACAGAGACAAATTGCTGAAAGGAAGAGTAAAGGTGAGATGAGTTTGACAGAAGTGGTTGTGATGAATGGAGATCCTAAGAAAGTAGCCAATGGGAATCATGCTTCTGAGATACGTGAAATCTAA